The Triticum aestivum cultivar Chinese Spring chromosome 5A, IWGSC CS RefSeq v2.1, whole genome shotgun sequence genomic sequence gttcaaatgggacatttagtcccggttggtgccacgaaccgggactaaagggtgcgatgcccattagtaccggctcgtggcatgaaccggtactaaaggtctaacctttagtaccggttcgtgccaccaaccgatactaaaggttagacctttagtaccggttcgtgccacgaaccggtagtaatggtgcaattttcaaatCCTACCCCCTCCCCCgtgtatcgccttttcagttttgtgaaaagcaaaagaaaatgataaaaacttcaaaagttaaaatccttcgagatgtagttatgttactacatctactagttaggaaaatttaaaaacttaaatttggacatgttttgcaaaaagtgtagggaaaatgtaaaatggctataacttttgcatacgatgtcagaaaaaaaacatataatatatcaaaatgttcagcacgaaaatccgcatccgattttgacagcctacggcctgtttgcaaatttgtagaattctcaaattccaaaaggaaacaagttatgctcaaattttagtttttttaaaaaaaatcgttaaatctggtcaaactacttattcaaaaagtattagtgttactaaataattattcaagaatattagtgttactaaataataatttcagtttttttgaatttgggtcaaatttggtcaaactgtggtcaaacaatggtcaaacgtacatattcaagaaatattagtgttactaaataattattatttttagaacaatagttttaaactcaaacagtgaaatgtgtgacttcatgctcaagctaaactcatgagggttaataggattgacatcttactattgtcagcaaAATAACAACtgtagacttggaaacgagggataatagaacccggaagttaagcgtgctcaggctgggggagtgggaggatgggtgaccgtccggaaagttagatgatttgaaatgatgaggggtgattagagattaaattgagcagtgatgaggggtgattagagattagaggttaaaataattcagaaatttgaaaatcgggaaaaaatttcaattttttttaaaattttattattattattttttaaaaaaaatcaaaaaaatctttTAGTACCGGtaggtgttaccaaccgggactaaaggtgaacctccaggcagcggccacatggagggcctttagtcccagttctggtcctaaccgcttcatcccacaatactgtcgaaTCCGAATAAGACAAGGGAGGTAAGCAATCTAAACATCAACTCCCATAAcgtatttgtgttctactcgtgcatatacatctacgcatagacctagctcatgatgccacttatGGGCAatgaagcatgaaaatcaaaaatcTTCCTACGAACACCCAACTGAGAAAttacatttgatagcacacaaggtattcctccagtatcccgGAGTGatataatctcatggtctaaagaacagatacttgacatgaagaaagttgtagcaaataactaagtgatacgatctgatgctaagcttacggttgggtctgtccatcacatcactctcctaataatgtgatcccgttatcaaatgacaactcatgtatatgattAGGAAatcttaatcatctttgatcaatgagctactctagtagaggcttactagggacacggtgttgtttatatattcacacatgtatttaagtttccgacaatacaattatagcatgaataataaacatttatcatgaacaagaaaatattataataatcaatttattattgcctctagggcatatttccaacaggtattAAATCCCTTATTTTATAGTTGTTGTTTTTTGTTATCCCAGTTGCGATTTTCTCTTCTTAATATTTGTACGTTACTCAGTTGACAAAAAATAATTCAGAACAAATCTTTTGAACAACATAGGCAATTTTCTCTTCCTAGTTTCATTACATTACTCAATTGACAAAACTTTTGTATACTTATAATGATCAATAGGTTGTTTGCTTTAATCATCTTACAAAGTACAATACTGTTACCTTATATCGAAATGTGAAAATTATACAACCTTATTCCTGGACGTGCCGTCCTTTCAGTCACCATGTATGTAATTAGATTGATCACACATAGATAGCATAATTAAATTCAAACATTGCACACTACAAATTTGAACTATTCCGATGAAAGCTCAATCATTGCAGGCTCCACTCTTGGACGgtccgtcctcgtcctcgtcctcgtcgtgaAGCCCCTTCTTGTACAGCTTGAGACGCATGCGATCCTCGACGATGAGCCCCAGATGCATCCGTCGGAGGTcagcctcgtcctcgtcctcgtcggcaAGCCCCTTCGAAGTACTCAAACCAAGCCGTTCCCCTAGTCACTTAAACATGGGGCCCACACATCATTTTTTTCATTAAGTGATTAATTAGATTAAAGAACCTATGCATTGGAGAGTTTGATTGTTAAGCTATTTAATATGCTTAGCATCTCATCTAAGCACCCATGCAATGGAACCAGCCTTATGTGTTTTGTCGTTACTACTTAGTCCTACAGTTGTGGGTATCAGTTGAAATTCTTAATTACTTTTGAAATGTGGTTTTGTGTTATATCTCAGCTGCAATTTTTTCTTTGTAATATTATTACTTTAATCAATTGACAAAAATAAATTAGAACAAATCTTTTGAACAACATATGTCATTTGCTTCAATCATCTCCATCGACATCAGATTTAGGCAGCACAATACCTTACATTTCTCTTACAAAATACAATACCCATTACCTTGGAAATGTGAAAATTATACAGCTTATTCGTTCACGTGTCGTCCATGCATGTAATTAGATAGATTCACCGTCAGGCATCGACCAAGTCCACGAGGAGAGGAGTGTTGTCCCCTTTCTCCACGGTGAAGGTCTTCAGCATCTGCTTCCCCGTCGCCGTCGTGACCTCCACGACGTATCTGCCATGGAAGCCCCTGAATTTGAAGTTCCCATCGCCGTCGACGTTCCCACGCGCGTCCGTCTTCCATTCCGTCTGGAGATTCAGGAGCGTCTGGCCTGCCTCGTTCACGGTGCCGTCGGCGTCGACAAGCCAGGCGTCCTTGCGCCACATTTTGCCCTGCATGATGCCCCAGAACACGACGCCCTCCACCGCCGGGTGCGCGTACGCCTCCCGGAGCACCACCTCCAGATCCTGGGCGCGGAGGCCAACGTCGGGCTCGCACACGTCCAGCTCGGTGAACCAGACGGGAATGCCCGTGGCGGCGAGCCTGTCGAGGGCGCCGCAGACGACCTCCCCGACCGGGTTGCTGACGTGTCCCTGCAGCCCGATGCCGCGCACCACCGCGCCGCAGCTCTGCAGCCATGCGACCTGCTCGGCGTACTTGTCGGGGGTCGCGTTAGGATCGTTGGCGCACTCCACGTTGTAGTCGTTGACGAAGAGCGCGGCGTCCGGGTCCAGGCGCGCGACCTCCTTGAACATGAACGCCGGGACGTCCTCGTCGCCGAGGCGGTCCCGGAAGAAGCGGCCGTGCAGCATCTCGTTGTCGACGTCGTAGTGCGGGAACCTGCCGGCATAGCGGGACACCAGGCTCTGGATGCGGCTTTGGACGGCGGACGTGAGCTGGTCGCGGTCGAGGTTCTTGACCCACTTCTGCACAGCGCCGTCGGCGGACCAGAAGACGCAGTGGCCGCGGGCGCGCTTGCCGAGGCGGTCACAGAAGTCGAGGAGCGCGTCCGCGTCGCGGTAGTTGAGCTGCCCTTGCTGCGCCTCCGTGTGGTACCActtgagctcgttctcgaagacgGCCCAGTCCATGTGGTTGGTGAAGAAGTCGACGAAGGCTGGGTTCTGGATCACCGTCGTGTTGATGCATGTCCCGAATGGGAAGGCGCTATCCATCTGCACAACGCGCACGGACGCCGCTCCCGTCGCCGCGCCCAGCTTGAGGACCACGTCCCTCTTGCGCGCCTGCATCAAGTATGCATCATTACGTGCCGCGTCAAGTATGCATGCAGAGCCATGCATGGAGGTGGCACATGAAAACATGGTTACGTGGACGCATGCTTACCTTGTCAGTCTTGTCCCTGAGTTGCCTGAACCGCGCCTTGCGGTCCGTTTGGAAGACACGAAGATCCATGACCTTGACGTCGACGCCGGCGAGGGCTCCGTGGACGTAAACCGCGGCGCTGCGCGGCTCCGTCCTGAGGCGGAACGCGCCCATGATCTCCGTCCACCCGCGCGCCTCAGCGCACACCGCGCCGCACTCCACCAGGGTCTCGTTGCCGTTGTCGTCCTCGTCCACACCAAGGTTGACGCGCACCGTCGCCCGCTCTGCGCCTGCGCCCAGGCTGATCCACCCGGCCACGCGGTACGTGACCCGAGGCTTCAGGCCGCCCGTCGTGATCGCTTGGCGCAGGCCGTCCTTCTCGTCGGCGCGCCCCGCCACCAGGATGTACCGGCCGCTGGGCTTGTTGCCACCCACGGCCACAGTGATGGGGAGCATGGCCGTCTCCTCCTCGTTGTGCACGGACAGCACCGTCGTGCGTGAGCCGAACGGTGCGCAGCCGTCCTCCATTGTGCTGCTGTGGATCAGGTTCACGTCCTGAATGtgcaccatgcatgcatgcatgcaaacgAATGAGCTAGACCGTGTGATGCACTGGTGCTACCACTACTAAAGTACGGCACATACCTGAGCGCTTCCCATCTTACGCGAGTGGGAGTGAGAGACGGTTGACTTGTCAAGGGGATCAGTGTGCAGAAAATTTGCAGCCGCCTCAAGTGCTCTCTCTGTTGTGGTCTGCAGTGGGAGTGAGGAGATGGGTCGCAGTGGCTGCGGTATTTAAAGGGAAATTTTGGCGGCGGCCGTCGATGTCGAGATAGATATGGTTTACTAGTCGTTACTACTATATATACAAAGAGTAACCGTGAAGAAAAGAAAGGGTTGCCAGCCAACTTGCAGCCGCCTCACTTGCATCTTGGCTGCGACGATAATGTAAGTAAGTTGTTTAATCAAGCGTAGAGTGTTGTAATGCATGGCTTCAAGATACAAAAAGGGCCAAAAGCTTTGTAattacagttttgctagaactcatctagatgagatataatttggtctcattcacattTTATAGCcgttggatgtgatgctataagatgcgtgtgtgctgacgtagGTTGTATCTGTTCTTATTTTtcagatgaatgagaccaaattatgtctcatctagatgagttctaggcacTCCCTTGTAATTAACCCGggatagccacacacacacacccagtaTCCAGTGGTCACACATCTATCATGAATCCAGGCCTCATTCATGCACGCAGCTTATTGCCTCAGCTGCTTTTTCTAGCTTTACGCTGTTGGCTTGCGGTTTCCTTCCGTTTCGTCCGCGCGCGTGAACCATACCCACCATGCACGCTTGTAATTGGACGACGGCTGCAAGTTGTAGAGAGAGAAAGCTAGCACGGAAGATGCAagttcttttctttttattaggGTTTGCGCGCTCGACCATACCCCAACACCGAGGAAGAGGATGTGACATACACCTATGAGTCTATGACGGCCCGCTGCTTTCTCACCAGGTTGGCGCGGTAAagtttagggtttagggtagtATTGCATGTCGTTGGTACAAAGCTAGATATACTCCAGAATACAACACTTTACTTTAGAAGACCACAGAAGAGAAGGACTTTTCCACATTTTTGTCAACCAGACTCGTTTCGTACCTTAGCCCTTCATATAGATGTCACGGGTCCTTTCATTGCAACAATTGTATTGCTCATATGCCATAGTATAGAGTACATGGGCTGCGAGATCTCAACCGTATCCGCTATACAAGGGAAGGATCGGAAGATATCTAAGCTAGTAATAAATAAATACAAGAGATCCTAGCCACCAGATATACAATTATACACGCAATAACAACAgtgctcaccccccccccccccccaagttaataCGTCACCAGTGACACATAGACTAGACCGGAACTCCTCGAACGTGGTAGTCGGTAACCCCTTCATCATGACATCGGCAAACTGCTGCGTGGTGGGTACATGCAAGACACGAACATGCCCGAGAGCCACCTGCTCATGCACGAAGTAATATCGAGCTTGATGTGCTTCATGGGGCGATGATGAACGAGCTTGGCGGAGGGATAAACGGCGGAGACGTTGTCACAATACACCAAGGTAGCTCGAGATACATCATTATGTAGCTCCTGAAGAAGTTGCGGGAGCCACGAGCACTCGGCAACAGCGTTGGCCACAACCCAATACTCGACATCAGCGATGGAGCGTGATATCATCGGACCACGAGACGAGGGAGggaccgaggtagacgcagtaaCCAGATGTGTAGCGACGAGTGTCCGGACAGCCTGCCCAGTCTGCACCAGAGTAGGTGACCATGTCGGTGGAGGATGCTACTGCCAGGGTGACACCAAGAGCCATAGTGCCGCGGATGTACCGAAGAATCCGCTTCACCAGGTTCCAGTGACTGTCGTGAGGAGTGTGCATATGAAGGCACACCTGCTACATTGCATACTGCAAATCCGGTCTAGTGAGGGTCAAGTACTGGAGTGCACCCACAATGGAGCGATAGAACGGGCCGTCCGGTGCCGGGGAGCCGTCAAGCGCGGATAGCTTGGACTTCGTGTCTACAGGAGTGGCAACGGGCTTGCAATTAAGCATGCTGGTGCGCTCGAGTAGCTCATGCACATACTTCTGTTGATGAAGGAACAAGCCGTCGGAACGCCAAGCCACCTCGAACCAGAAGGAGTTAACGAGCACCTGCACACAAAACACAATACAAACTTGCCCCCAACACTTCAAGAAGGCTGCGAAGTTTCTTCTCCTGCTAGTTTACAAGATTAAATCACATGGTATGAGAGGAATTGATAgatatataaaataaatataactgtACAACAAGGTAAAGTATTTTTGATGATGTTTTCAGTAAAGGAAAATAGACCCCTgtggccataggttcactagtggaaTCCATCCAAGCAGAAAAGTGTGGTCGGATGAACACATTATAGTTGGGCAGTGATCAAATTGCAATATTTATATTTATGATTGTGATCGTTCATGGTATAATCTCATATAGGCATTACATATGTGATATGTAGACCGTTATCCAACCGCATCTACAACTAATATTCCATCCCAAAACCGCTAACcggcatgcatctcaaagtattaagtttgTGAGAAATAGAGCATTGCAATAAGCATGATGACATAACGTAGACGAAAAAACTATCACCCAAGTGTGATAAaaaccatcattttatccttagtggaAACAATAAAATATGTCATTGTTCCGTTTCTGTCACTCGGATgaatcaccgcaagattgaaccctctATTATGCACCACTCCCTCTGATGACCTACCCATCAATCTTGGCGAAACATGACAAATAGATTGGAGTGCATACATAGCTACTTAATTATACAAGAAAGAAATTCAAAAGATTCAATATATTTCAATAAACAATCTGATCATAAGGTGACAATTCTTTATATCCCAATAAGCACACCACTAATTACATCATATTGATCccgatcaagagagagagagagagagagagagagagagagagcgaggatgccttctagctacgactatggaccctaaggtcctaagggaactactcacacatggtcatggaggcagcaaggttgatgaagaagctTCCGATGGTGGATTcctcctctggcagggtgccagggCCCACGCGGCCATGTCATGAGAGTGGCCCCCCTAGTTGTGCCACCTGACCATGTGGGGCCCATGGTTGCCCCGTAGCAGGTCCCGACACTTTCTTGACTCCTCGTGTCGTGAAAAAATCATATTGAATCTTCAGGTTTTTTACCTCTGTAGATATCAATTTTCTGAAAACTCacaaacatgcagaaaacaacaagtaGGCACTGAATTAATATGTTAGTCCTGAAAAGTAATATAAATTGCTACAAAGTGTATTAAAAatgatgatataatagcatgaaataataaaaaattgtgGACATGTTTGAGGCATATCAGCAATCACCTCCACAGACGAGGGCGGTAGAACATGTGGGCAGCGAAGCACAGCTAGAGCGTGTAGGATTGGGATTTGTATGGTGCCAGTGAGCTTCCTCCCTCAATCACCACCATGATGTGCCACGACGAGCTTTGATGTTTGGAGTCTTTTGTGTGGCAACTGATTCTTGTCGTGACTCGCCTGCCTGCTTGTTCTAGCACAGTCTTCAATTGTCTAACATCTCATGTCAAGACCATGCTACACATGTAGCTATTGGGATCGCGGAAAGTGGTTGCGAAAACACATGATGACTTTGATTTGGTGGTGCTTCTCAAGTATTGGCCTCAAGCTCCAGGATGAAAACCCAAGGTTTGACACTCTCAGTGGTAATATCTAACAATGGCAATATTTTTTGTGTCGTTGCCTTGTTGAAAGCATTGCTCGGCCTTGACCTTTAGGGTGGAATTCCCTTCCCGAGGCGTTGCTATTGCAGAACCTTTTTCATTGTATTTTTTATGTTAAGGGATGGCTGCTACTCCCGCAAGAGTCATtgtgtttccccaaagaggaagcgtGGAGTAGATAACAACAAAGTTTTCTCTCAGTTAAGAATCATGGTTTATCGAATTAGAAGGAGCTTCTAGGCTACCaagataaacaacacatgcacacaaacaaaataaaatacttgcacccaacgcggcaagagggttgtcaattccCTTCCATGCTAGTTACAAGGTTAAAAGCAAATGATAGATAGATGGTAGTGAAGTAAAACAACGAATAAAAGATAACAATTTTTGTAGAAGAATTTATTAATGGGGAATAGACCAGGGGCATAGGTTCACTTGTggcatctctctctctcaaacaggTGAATGGCATGGTAAACAAACTATAGTTGGGCAATTAAAAAGATTGCAAttatgactatgatcattcatggcataatctcatataagcattacgtccgtgataagtagaccattGATCTATCTGTATTTACTACTAACAATCCACCCcaaaaccgctatccagcatgcatgtcaAGGTATCAAGTTTGCAAGAAACGAAGGGGCCAtttggttttaggcctagcaatgccacatacaatgttgccaaactttcctaaggttagttctttaaaatgagagccacaagttggcaagcctaagtgaaagtgcaatcatgcccttaatcatattttgatgttgatgacaacatgcatattgggactaatcatgtttatcgagTATTTCTTAGGATTATATCTCAAGggctatatgtgtgtgtgtggatcaCGACTACGGACATAAAACATATATCACTCAAGAGCAGAGACACAAGACAAAGATAAAAAGCTTCGACTCCTTGTTTTCGGTTTGCTCTTGAGTGTAGGGATCCCgaactattaagaggggatcgatcgATTTCGCGAAAGAACTTGCTCAAAACAACAAAATTCCCTCTCACACCATCTCTAAATTCTTCCTCTAACTTGTGCAAAAATGGTAGTATGTTTCTAAGCTAAAAGGTCCAACTTTCACCAGACATCTGAAGTCTACGGACGTCCGGCCTCTCTCAACCAACTAGACATCCGACTctctccagtcgtccggtgagtctTCATAGTACTGATATTAGCGGAAGACCGGTCTCACCGGACGTCCGCTCATCTCCGGATATCCGGTGCACTCCAACAGAACTACAATTAACAGATTTTCGACAACATCGGACGTCCgggcaccggacgaccggcgccttcCGGATGTCCGCTACCTGTGTTGTTTTCACGGTCAGATTTATActccagcgagcggacgaccggctgcccggccggacgtccggtccgatctgtgtcaccggtcgtccggtacccaccggacgtccgacagctcCTATGCCTTAAGTGGCCAAACGGCTAGCTTTTCACTACCACTATATATAGCCTTTCTTCCCCCTCGGGATATAGTGGACCACTCACTtcgaacaaaccctagaacacattacactctctctctcactcctccacaccaaatcttagatccccaagggatttgagagcatttgagagaagttgtccgacCAAGTGATAGAACCACTCcgtccccttctttgcaccaaaggaatttgtgacttgagcaagtcttgagcttttcccatcgctcttgttactcttggaggttggagactcctaggcggtaggagtctttcggagaggaatcaacccttgtgattacccccagaaaagtttgtgagggtttggagaccaccccaaggtctaccactagtggttgagaaacgccttcgtggtgttgtctcaaagagagaatagggtgaaccttcgtggcgttggtgtgccttcgtggtaacacccaCCTCTCTAAATGGTGACGTAGCtcccctccaaggaagtgaacatcggcttacatcctcgtctctcggagttgcgattatccctaaccttaactctctgcttgtggttacttgtctcatcTGCACTTACCTAAATCATATTGTGTTAGCCTACTCATCTACTTGTATTACTTGATTATCTTGTTTAGCTCTTAGcatcacacttgcaattgttaggctcactttcatattccgcactaTTGCCAAAAATTgccaagtaacaattaaaatttgtatttgtacctattcaccccccctctaggtccatctcgatcctttcaattggtatcagagcctcgtcctctattcttgtggcttaaccgccctagagcgtgatgaaccccgatgggactccccttgttgtagatccgaaggataaaggcgaggcttcttctgaagtcaagacctttacttctgaggatctagaatgggcccttgctaagcaaaaggaggagcatgatgcttctgtagagaccttggtccaaatgaggatagccacattgtccacgatgcttgcaccactttcgggtggtgcggcttcgagaccaactgtgcctactccgtcacttggtcaacaacctcctagcaatgaacactctagtgttccttggctttatgcaagaccccaagttgagaaaccaaaatataactctcaaggcaaacctcctttacttgactccacttccgattttgctttgtggagagt encodes the following:
- the LOC123108045 gene encoding endo-1,4-beta-xylanase 3-like; translated protein: MGSAQDVNLIHSSTMEDGCAPFGSRTTVLSVHNEEETAMLPITVAVGGNKPSGRYILVAGRADEKDGLRQAITTGGLKPRVTYRVAGWISLGAGAERATVRVNLGVDEDDNGNETLVECGAVCAEARGWTEIMGAFRLRTEPRSAAVYVHGALAGVDVKVMDLRVFQTDRKARFRQLRDKTDKARKRDVVLKLGAATGAASVRVVQMDSAFPFGTCINTTVIQNPAFVDFFTNHMDWAVFENELKWYHTEAQQGQLNYRDADALLDFCDRLGKRARGHCVFWSADGAVQKWVKNLDRDQLTSAVQSRIQSLVSRYAGRFPHYDVDNEMLHGRFFRDRLGDEDVPAFMFKEVARLDPDAALFVNDYNVECANDPNATPDKYAEQVAWLQSCGAVVRGIGLQGHVSNPVGEVVCGALDRLAATGIPVWFTELDVCEPDVGLRAQDLEVVLREAYAHPAVEGVVFWGIMQGKMWRKDAWLVDADGTVNEAGQTLLNLQTEWKTDARGNVDGDGNFKFRGFHGRYVVEVTTATGKQMLKTFTVEKGDNTPLLVDLVDA